Genomic DNA from Actinomycetota bacterium:
CCGGGGTGGGGGTTGGGGAGGGGTGGCCCCTCCCCAACTGCCGAAGAAAAAGGGGGGCGGGGGGGACGATGTTCTCGTCTTGCCCGAGGCGGGGGAAGGGCGCCTCGCGGCGTACCTCCCCGCCCCCCACCGCCGGTCCGCGGCGCGCGCCGGCGGGTTCTGGTCAGATCGTCAGGTCTCGCTCAGCTCTTGAGGAAATCCGGGATGTCCAGGTCTTCCTCGGCGTCGAACACGACCGTCTCCGGCGCCGGCTTGAAGATGTCCTCTTCCTCCTCGTCCTCCCGCAGGAGGGAGGGGAGCTGCGTCTCGTCCTCCTCGTGCGGCTCCTCCAGGAGCCGGGACAGCCGGGTCTCGCCGAGCCCGAGGCCCCCGAGCTTGTCGAACCCCGCGGCGATGACGGTCACCCGGACCTCCTCGCCCAGCGCGTCGTCGATGACCGCGCCGAAGATGATGTTCGCGTCGGGGTGCGCCACCCGGGTGATGGTGTCGGCCGCGCGGTGCACCTCGTGCAGCGAGAGGTCCTGCGGCCCCGAGATGGACAGCAGGACGCCCTTGGCCCCCTCGATGGAGGACTCGAGCAGTGGCGAGGAGATGGCGGCCTTGGCCGCGTCCTCCGCCCGGCTTTCGCCGGTGCCATGGCCGATGCCCATGAGGGCGGAGCCGGCCGACGTCATGACGGCCTTCACGTCGGCGAAGTCGAGGTTGATGAGGCCGGGAGTCATGATCAGCGAGGTGATGCCGTCCACACCCTGGAACAGGACCTGGTCGGCCATCCGGAACGCGTCGAGCATCGGCGTGCTCGGCTCGGACACCTGGAGCAGCCGGTCGTTCGGCACGATGATCAAGGTGTCCACGGCTTCCTTCAGCTTGGTGATCCCCATCTCCGCCTGGGTGGCGCGCTTTCGACCCTCGAAGCCGAAGGGCCGCGTGACGACCCCGATGGTGAGCGCCCCCAGGTCCCGGGCGACCTCGGCCACGACGGGGGCCCCACCGGTGCCGGTCCCGCCACCCTCGCCGGCGGTGATGAACACCATGTCGGCGCCCTTCAGGATCTCCTCGA
This window encodes:
- the ftsZ gene encoding cell division protein FtsZ, with translation MQPPSNYLAVIKVVGIGGGGVNAVNRMIEAGLRGVEFIAVNTDAQTLLMSDADVKLDIGRDTTRGLGAGSDPEVGRRAGEEHRQEIEEILKGADMVFITAGEGGGTGTGGAPVVAEVARDLGALTIGVVTRPFGFEGRKRATQAEMGITKLKEAVDTLIIVPNDRLLQVSEPSTPMLDAFRMADQVLFQGVDGITSLIMTPGLINLDFADVKAVMTSAGSALMGIGHGTGESRAEDAAKAAISSPLLESSIEGAKGVLLSISGPQDLSLHEVHRAADTITRVAHPDANIIFGAVIDDALGEEVRVTVIAAGFDKLGGLGLGETRLSRLLEEPHEEDETQLPSLLREDEEEEDIFKPAPETVVFDAEEDLDIPDFLKS